TTTGTGATAGTCAAAACTGTGCTATTTATGTTGAAAGTGAAGTGTGGGTTCAAAGTGAGTTATCAGCAGGCTTAACATTTAAGTTCTAATCATCTAATCAGTCCAACTCTTAATTTTCCGATATAGTGTCGAAGGGTTAACTTCGAGTAACGCAGCGGCTTTATTAACATTGCCTTCACATTTAGCAATAGCGCGTTCAATATTTTCTTTTTCAACTTGATGTAATGGCATTACCTCTGCATCACCAGCTACTGTATGTGCTGTGTTTGCAGTAGATTCAATATTCTCCATAGGTACCTTCGCATCAGTGATTAAATCCTCAAGCATTTTTGATGAAAGACTTTTTCCGTCATTCATAATACACGCACTATGAATCAAGTTTTCTAATTGACGCACATTGCCAGGCCATTGATGAGATATTAAGAGCTCTTTAGCACTTTCATCAAAAGATGTTATATTTTTATTCTGTTCACTATTAAATTTTAGTAAAAAATGCTCCGCGAGCAACAGTACATCTGAATCGCGCTCCCTAACAGGTGGAATATGCAAAGGAATGACATTAAGACGATAGAACAAATCTTCCCTAAACTCCCCTGATGTTACTGCGTATGCCAAACTGGTTGATGAAGCGCTTACCACTTGAGCATCAAAGGCAATTTCTTCAAGAGAGCCTAACATTGAATAGGTTCTTTCTTGGATAACGCGTAGCAACTTACTTTGCAAACTTAGCGGTAATGTCGTAATTTCGTCTAAAAATATCGTACCGCCTTCACCTTTTGAGAAAATTCCTTCTTGATCGTTAACGGCTCCTGTAAAAGCGCCTTTTTTATGGCCAAACAGCTGAGATTCGATCAGAGCTTCAGAAAAATTCGCACAATTAACCGCGATAAACGCACCGTTTCTTCGACAACCCAGCTCATGACAAGCCCGTGCAATAAGCTCCTTACCTGTACCCGTTTCACCATGAATAAACACAGGAACGTTAGCCCCAGCGGCCTTACCAACATTATCCATTAAGCTCATCATCGCTTTAGATTCACCCACTATGGCATTTCTTAGACGAATGGAGCTGTTGGTTGCCTGGGTCTGGCTTATGTTGTCATGAATAAGTGTTTGCAGTTCTACATTGTTCCAAGGCTTTGCGATAAAATGTTCAATGATTTTGCCATTAAAACCTGCGGAAATATCGCCGAAATCTTGATAAGCGCTTAGCATGATTCTTTTTGTATTTGGCCAAAGCGATTGCGAAAAGGTCAACAATTCAATGCCTGAGATATCCGGCATCCGCTGGTCGGACAAAATAATATCGGGTTCATTTTGCGCGAGAAACTCTTTAGCTAACCGAGGCGATGTAAAAGATTCAATTTGTATATCTAACCTCATCAAACAGCGCTTAATCGCTACTAGTATCTCAGGTTCGTCATCAACAATAACTAATAATGGCAACGCAGATGATTTATTCAAACTAAGCCCCTCCTGACGATTCAAGCATCGATTTAATGAAAACAACAAGGGGATAATCAAGTTGTCTCTGAATATTGTTCAGACGCATAATATGGGTCTCTTTTAGCACGGTGCCTTCAGACAAATATTTATGATGCTCTAAGTCCTCTATGTCTTGAGCAACGAGCATCCCTGCTTCCAAACCATTGACCAGCTTAGGATATTCGAATACTTCAGTATCTTGTGCTTTGCCCACCAGTACTTTTAGTTGCTCAAGGACACTTATATCGATTTCGTCACTCATTTGCTCCAATTTAACAAACGCTTCACTTGGCGCAATTCTGAGCCCAGTGAATTCACCGTTAATCATTAAATCGAATAAAACGGTGACTCTAAGTATTCTTGAACCCAAAGGAATATTTTGCTTTGTCAGTTTCTCGGGTACACCAGAGCCATTACTGTTTTCATTTAAATATTTAACTAGATCTAAACTTCCGGCTAAATAATCAGTCGATGACATGATCTCTGCGCTTAACACCGAAAACGCGTCGTAGTCACGGCGCTCTTGTGGTGAAAGCTCATACAAAGCCTTGTTTCGTAGCTCTTCTGTTAAGCTGGCTAGTCCTATTCGATGAAAAAGGCCTGCTAAATAAACATGGATACAATCGATATCTGACAATCCGCACATTCTCGCAATTATTTTTGCTTGTTGCGCAATTCTTAAACTATGTCCAGGTGCTTCATTTGTAGAAACAGCTATTAAGTTTACATTCATTGATACAAGATCATTATTGATGCGTTTTAAGCGCTTAATTTGCCCAACGGCATCATCATGCTTATCGCTAATGAACTCTTTTAGAAGCGTTTCAGAATGATGATCCAACAAAAGTTCTTTATTAGATGCCCTAAGCTTTTTAATGATCTTGTTTTTTTTATTCTCAGCTTTCAATTCGCCGACTAGGGAGTCAATCTTAGATACTAAATCTTTATTATCCCAAGGCTTATTTAAATAAAATGACACTTTGCCTTCATTCAGTACTTGTTTAGCTAGTTCCAAATCAGCATAGCCAGTAAGCGCCACTCGTTTACTATTACTGTTAATTGCCACAATTGATTTTAGAAACTCTCCGCCATTCATCTTGGGCATACGTATATCAGAGATAACGATATGCGTAGGAGACTGCTGATAATAATCGATGGCCTCTATTGGGTCTGTAA
This window of the Thalassotalea atypica genome carries:
- a CDS encoding sigma-54-dependent transcriptional regulator; translation: MNKSSALPLLVIVDDEPEILVAIKRCLMRLDIQIESFTSPRLAKEFLAQNEPDIILSDQRMPDISGIELLTFSQSLWPNTKRIMLSAYQDFGDISAGFNGKIIEHFIAKPWNNVELQTLIHDNISQTQATNSSIRLRNAIVGESKAMMSLMDNVGKAAGANVPVFIHGETGTGKELIARACHELGCRRNGAFIAVNCANFSEALIESQLFGHKKGAFTGAVNDQEGIFSKGEGGTIFLDEITTLPLSLQSKLLRVIQERTYSMLGSLEEIAFDAQVVSASSTSLAYAVTSGEFREDLFYRLNVIPLHIPPVRERDSDVLLLAEHFLLKFNSEQNKNITSFDESAKELLISHQWPGNVRQLENLIHSACIMNDGKSLSSKMLEDLITDAKVPMENIESTANTAHTVAGDAEVMPLHQVEKENIERAIAKCEGNVNKAAALLEVNPSTLYRKIKSWTD
- a CDS encoding HD domain-containing phosphohydrolase encodes the protein MLPSVLILDDEIEILNALERLLHREYRVVTFTDPIEAIDYYQQSPTHIVISDIRMPKMNGGEFLKSIVAINSNSKRVALTGYADLELAKQVLNEGKVSFYLNKPWDNKDLVSKIDSLVGELKAENKKNKIIKKLRASNKELLLDHHSETLLKEFISDKHDDAVGQIKRLKRINNDLVSMNVNLIAVSTNEAPGHSLRIAQQAKIIARMCGLSDIDCIHVYLAGLFHRIGLASLTEELRNKALYELSPQERRDYDAFSVLSAEIMSSTDYLAGSLDLVKYLNENSNGSGVPEKLTKQNIPLGSRILRVTVLFDLMINGEFTGLRIAPSEAFVKLEQMSDEIDISVLEQLKVLVGKAQDTEVFEYPKLVNGLEAGMLVAQDIEDLEHHKYLSEGTVLKETHIMRLNNIQRQLDYPLVVFIKSMLESSGGA